One genomic region from Thalassotalea sp. PS06 encodes:
- a CDS encoding efflux RND transporter periplasmic adaptor subunit gives MSKSSISIISLLSLFGLGLVACKPAPQQAPDVEVIVQEVKSFPYRGSAIFVGRLNASSDVKIQARVKAKIESINFSEGKEIKSGSVLFKLNDDELQAQRAQSEAEVSRARSALSAADKNYRRGQELAPDGYISSSELDALEAKFQEAQSALAAAEAKLDNAKVDLSYATIEAPISGKIGRSIYSVGDIVSPESGELTTIVATNVMEVPFFVSEKVYWRMAKKFNEAKAQMPRAQRRDEAIVKIALEKDDIYPHEGKITFVSNRVDPKTGTMEVRATIPNPDGILKPGQYVNVIVEEPKQTPTVMIPQSAVQSDQQGDFVMVVDEKQEVSRQNVSLGERVDVMVIVNQGVKDGDTVVIQGIQRIRSGQKVKPVQADAPTTPEQEG, from the coding sequence ATGTCAAAATCGAGTATTTCCATAATAAGTTTATTGAGCCTGTTTGGCCTTGGCTTAGTTGCCTGCAAACCGGCACCACAACAAGCCCCCGATGTGGAGGTTATTGTTCAAGAGGTAAAATCGTTTCCTTATCGGGGAAGTGCGATTTTTGTTGGCCGATTAAATGCGTCAAGTGATGTCAAAATTCAGGCCCGGGTGAAGGCCAAGATTGAATCGATAAACTTTTCCGAAGGTAAGGAAATCAAGTCAGGTAGCGTGTTATTCAAGCTCAATGATGACGAATTGCAGGCGCAACGGGCGCAAAGTGAAGCTGAAGTTTCACGCGCGCGGTCAGCGTTGAGCGCCGCTGACAAAAACTATCGTCGCGGTCAGGAGCTAGCGCCTGATGGTTATATTTCCAGTTCAGAGCTTGATGCCCTGGAGGCAAAATTCCAGGAAGCGCAGTCGGCTTTGGCTGCCGCAGAAGCAAAACTGGATAATGCTAAAGTAGATTTAAGTTATGCAACTATCGAGGCGCCCATATCCGGTAAGATCGGACGCAGTATATACAGTGTCGGTGATATCGTCAGTCCGGAATCCGGAGAGTTGACGACAATTGTGGCTACCAATGTCATGGAAGTGCCATTTTTTGTCAGTGAAAAAGTTTATTGGCGTATGGCGAAAAAATTTAACGAAGCCAAAGCGCAGATGCCGCGTGCCCAGCGTCGCGATGAGGCGATTGTAAAAATTGCTCTGGAAAAGGACGATATTTATCCCCACGAAGGCAAAATCACCTTTGTCTCTAATCGTGTCGACCCGAAAACAGGAACCATGGAAGTTCGCGCCACCATTCCCAACCCCGATGGAATTTTAAAACCCGGTCAGTATGTGAATGTCATTGTTGAAGAACCCAAGCAAACACCAACCGTGATGATTCCGCAAAGTGCAGTACAGTCTGACCAGCAGGGGGATTTTGTGATGGTGGTTGACGAAAAGCAGGAAGTTAGCCGGCAAAATGTCAGTCTGGGCGAACGGGTTGACGTTATGGTCATTGTCAATCAAGGGGTGAAAGATGGTGATACCGTGGTGATTCAAGGTATACAGAGGATTCGCAGTGGTCAGAAAGTGAAGCCGGTCCAGGCTGATGCTCCGACCACCCCTGAGCAAGAGGGCTGA
- the nagP gene encoding N-acetylglucosamine MFS transporter NagP, giving the protein MQQTEGANMASTITQQSKSSFVPMAIVAGLFFILGFATWLNGSLMPYLKQILQLTPFQASLILFSFYIAVTFTALPSAWVIRKVGYKTGMALGMVGMMIAGLLFIPAAKTQIFGLFLFAQLVMGAGQTLLQTAVNPYVVRIGPEESAAARVSVMGILNKSAGVVAPMVFTALILDSFKDRVGTDLTQIQIEEMANGLVLPYLGMALFIGFLALLVKKSPLPELDKEDDVDTGDTNRLKDVVAHPNLVLGVAALFFYVAVEVIAGDTIGTYALSLGIENYAVMTSYTMACMVLGYIIGIITIPRFLSQPTALMISAILGVILTVLIVVADNDSFVLANALLVPFGGAMLPDSLLLIALLGLANAIVWPAVWPLALSGLGKLTSIGSALLVMGIAGGAFGPLFWGLASSSDAGQQGAYLVMLPCYLFILFYAVKGYKIKSWK; this is encoded by the coding sequence ATGCAACAAACAGAAGGTGCTAATATGGCTTCGACCATAACACAACAATCAAAAAGTAGTTTCGTGCCCATGGCTATCGTCGCCGGGCTGTTTTTCATTTTAGGCTTTGCGACCTGGTTAAATGGTTCCTTGATGCCATACCTGAAGCAAATCCTGCAATTAACGCCCTTTCAAGCGTCATTGATCCTGTTTTCTTTTTATATCGCGGTAACGTTTACTGCGTTGCCATCGGCCTGGGTGATCCGTAAGGTCGGATACAAGACCGGTATGGCACTTGGTATGGTAGGTATGATGATTGCCGGCCTGCTGTTCATTCCCGCAGCGAAAACTCAAATCTTCGGTTTGTTCTTATTTGCACAACTGGTAATGGGGGCAGGGCAAACCTTACTGCAGACTGCGGTTAACCCTTATGTCGTTCGCATTGGTCCAGAGGAATCAGCGGCTGCTCGCGTAAGTGTTATGGGAATTTTAAACAAGAGTGCCGGGGTGGTGGCGCCGATGGTGTTCACAGCGCTGATATTAGATAGCTTTAAAGACAGAGTTGGTACTGATCTTACGCAAATTCAAATTGAAGAAATGGCCAACGGTTTAGTATTACCTTATTTGGGTATGGCCCTATTCATTGGTTTCCTGGCGTTGCTTGTTAAGAAATCTCCTTTACCGGAATTAGACAAAGAAGACGATGTTGATACTGGGGATACCAATCGTTTAAAAGACGTCGTTGCTCATCCGAATCTGGTTTTAGGTGTTGCCGCACTATTTTTCTATGTAGCCGTTGAAGTTATCGCCGGAGATACAATTGGTACTTATGCGTTGTCGCTAGGTATAGAAAACTATGCGGTAATGACGTCATACACCATGGCTTGTATGGTCCTGGGTTACATTATCGGTATTATCACCATCCCAAGGTTTTTATCGCAACCAACGGCACTCATGATTTCCGCTATATTAGGTGTGATCTTAACGGTGTTAATTGTTGTTGCCGATAATGATTCATTTGTTTTGGCAAATGCGTTACTTGTACCGTTTGGTGGTGCAATGTTGCCCGATAGTCTGCTGCTTATCGCGTTACTAGGTCTTGCCAACGCCATTGTATGGCCAGCGGTTTGGCCGTTGGCATTGTCAGGCTTAGGTAAGCTTACCAGTATCGGCTCTGCGCTTTTGGTGATGGGGATCGCCGGTGGTGCTTTTGGTCCGCTATTCTGGGGACTGGCAAGCTCCTCGGACGCAGGTCAGCAAGGCGCGTATCTGGTGATGCTTCCTTGTTATCTCTTCATTCTATTTTATGCAGTAAAAGGCTATAAAATTAAAAGCTGGAAATAG
- the nagA gene encoding N-acetylglucosamine-6-phosphate deacetylase, with protein MQQLLQVSSFFDGETLHKNCVVELLDGRVIHAEAISGHHPHAEQIQGLMAPGLIDVQVNGGGGVLLNVAPSTQTLDVMFKAHAQYGTTAMLPTLITDDVAVMEKTADVISEAIANKQAGIIGVHFEGPHLSVPKKGVHNASFIRPVSEREMAVFCRQDLGRVVVTLAPENVAVEDIKRLVDAGVHVCLGHSNADYETVAKALAAGASGFTHLFNAMSAFQSREPGMVGAALLDDNSWCGLIVDGHHVHYDSAKLAIKAKQQGKIMLVTDAMSPVGSNEDSFELLGATVIRDGDRLNATTGELAGSCLDMAMAVKNTVEKLQQPLEEALRMASLYPAQFLKIDKAYGHLKTGAVADFVIFDDELNVRQTWVNGARIV; from the coding sequence ATGCAGCAACTACTTCAGGTCAGCTCGTTTTTTGATGGCGAAACACTACATAAAAATTGTGTAGTTGAATTGCTTGACGGGCGGGTTATCCATGCTGAAGCGATTTCTGGTCATCACCCTCATGCCGAACAAATTCAGGGGCTGATGGCGCCTGGTCTTATCGATGTTCAGGTTAACGGTGGTGGTGGCGTGCTGTTAAATGTTGCGCCAAGCACGCAAACGCTCGATGTAATGTTTAAAGCCCATGCCCAATATGGCACCACGGCGATGTTACCAACACTGATCACCGATGACGTTGCAGTGATGGAGAAAACCGCCGACGTCATTAGTGAGGCGATTGCCAATAAACAAGCCGGCATTATCGGTGTACATTTTGAAGGGCCGCATTTATCGGTACCTAAAAAAGGTGTTCACAATGCTAGTTTTATTCGTCCGGTTAGCGAGCGTGAAATGGCAGTGTTCTGTCGTCAGGATTTAGGCCGTGTGGTTGTAACCCTGGCGCCCGAGAATGTTGCCGTTGAAGATATTAAGCGCCTGGTTGATGCGGGTGTTCATGTTTGTTTAGGACACTCAAATGCAGATTATGAAACCGTAGCTAAGGCATTGGCAGCAGGAGCCTCCGGATTCACACATTTGTTCAATGCGATGTCGGCGTTTCAATCACGAGAGCCGGGCATGGTTGGTGCTGCGCTATTAGATGATAACAGTTGGTGTGGGTTAATTGTTGATGGGCACCACGTCCACTATGACTCGGCAAAGCTTGCTATCAAAGCCAAGCAACAGGGCAAAATTATGCTAGTTACTGACGCCATGTCACCGGTTGGCAGTAACGAAGACAGTTTTGAATTGCTCGGGGCAACCGTTATCCGCGATGGCGACAGATTGAATGCTACAACCGGCGAATTAGCCGGTTCATGTCTGGATATGGCGATGGCGGTGAAAAATACCGTTGAAAAACTGCAACAGCCGCTGGAAGAAGCCCTTAGAATGGCGTCATTGTATCCGGCGCAGTTTTTGAAAATCGATAAGGCTTATGGCCATTTAAAAACCGGTGCGGTCGCAGATTTTGTCATCTTCGATGATGAGCTTAATGTCAGACAAACCTGGGTTAATGGGGCGCGTATCGTTTAA